One part of the Sardina pilchardus chromosome 5, fSarPil1.1, whole genome shotgun sequence genome encodes these proteins:
- the mepcea gene encoding 7SK snRNA methylphosphate capping enzyme has protein sequence MIEMSDKETVLPPEGRSVGSHQQSMSSFNNNNSLTSGETPAKRISKGDSATEVEMGSTANTVEVKTSNTKVLEQNDVQAQDSNSGLQQNAQQPRVNKRRSTMSSGFKHPIFGKKRRRANSESNPVLPTNFQLGGNIFDPLNLNSLLDEEVSRALNAETPKSSPLPPKSRDPVEILIPRDITDPLNLNCGVTRDTGALISPLKSGGRRRHRNRHHGGAGGGPAGLNVAQLDFSEGERSVEGAPATAEGVPSSTLSHPLPGGTAGSTLPEGAALLNTSPSTDRKPSAVNTPGEDLKSSSGPSVKPQPLQRLSGGHAAPADGSDVVSAPAAAAGPAPPHLPGRQRKRRRMSSRSESSRASSTTPAKQARPERGRRAPAPVKHGQPFQTPVMTSGSRTISRRMPPNHRGANQRPKKKFQYGNYTKYYGYRNPGAIDDPRMDFLRPEWFQGRSVLDLGCNTGHLTMYIAKQCLPSRIVGLDIDGGLIHAARQNIRYYLSEIQAREASEARRNGTADEPQSRGTDDLKDGKLEEQREEPSKDAVEEDRRGRPVANKESNREKQGGNCFEQRQTEGERSNERTSEKKEGGDGGGGGGGGGGGGGGSPKGSRTFPVSLRIARGPIAAPLLPKSPSQQRGSFPANVSFVTGNYVVENDQFLLTQKEEYDVILCLSVTKWVHLNWGDAGLKRLFHRVYRHLRPGGIFIMEPQPWSSYGRRKRLTDTIYKNYVNIRLKPDDFSTYLTSEVGFNSYELIGIPMNLSRGFQRPLYLFHKGPSRK, from the exons ATGATAGAGATGTCTGACAAAGAGACTGTTTTGCCACCAGAGGGGAGATCAGTTGGCTCCCATCAGCAATCCATGAGCagctttaataataataactctTTAACGTCAGGGGAGACTCCTGCCAAACGCATTAGCAAGGGTGACAGTGCTACAGAAGTTGAGATGGGCAGCACAGCAAACACAGTGGAGGTTAAAACCTCGAACACCAAGGTTCTGGAACAAAATGACGTTCAGGCCCAGGATTCCAACAGCGGCCTGCAGCAAAACGCACAACAGCCGAGGGTCAACAAGCGGCGCAGCACTATGAGCAGTGGGTTCAAGCACCCCATCTTTGGAAAGAAGCGCCGACGTGCCAATTCTGAGAGCAATCCCGTCCTTCCCACCAACTTCCAGTTGGGTGGCAACATCTTTGACCCGCTCAACCTCAACAGCCTGCTGGACGAGGAAGTGAGCCGAGCACTGAACGCGGAGACGCCTAAATCCTCCCCCTTGCCGCCCAAGAGCCGTGATCCTGTGGAGATTCTTATCCCCAGGGACATCACAGACCCCCTGAATCTTAACTGCGGGGTCACAAGAGACACGGGTGCGCTGATATCGCCCCTCAAGAGCGGCGGGCGGAGACGACACCGCAACCGCCACCACGGAGGTGCCGGAGGAGGGCCGGCCGGTTTGAACGTCGCGCAGCTGGATTTTTCGGAGGGCGAAAGGTCGGTAGAGGGGGCGCCCGCTACCGCAGAGGGCGTGCCCTCGTCCACTTTATCGCACCCTCTGCCCGGTGGCACAGCAGGCAGCACTCTCCCCGAGGGCGCTGCCCTGCTGAACACCTCGCCGTCCACAGACCGCAAACCCTCCGCGGTCAACACCCCCGGTGAGGACCTGAAGAGCTCCAGTGGGCCCAGTGTGAAGCCCCAGCCTCTGCAGAGACTCAGTGGCGGTCACGCCGCGCCAGCTGATGGCTCGGACGTCGTCTCGGCACCCGCCGCCGCGGCAGGCCCGGCTCCTCCACATTTGCCCGGTCGCCAACGCAAGCGCCGGCGCATGTCCAGCAGGTCCGAGAGCTCTCGGGCGTCGTCGACAACCCCGGCCAAACAAGCCAGACCGGAGAGAGGCAGGCGGGCACCTGCCCCGGTGAAGCACGGGCAGCCTTTCCAAACCCCGGTGATGACCTCGGGGTCAAGGACAATCAGTCGGCGGATGCCCCCCAATCACCGTGGCGCCAACCAGCGACCGAAGAAGAAGTTCCAGTACGGTAACTACACCAAATACTACGGCTACCGCAACCCAGGGGCTATCGACGACCCACGGATGGACTTTCTGAGGCCCGAGTGGTTCCAAGGCAGATCCGTGCTGGACCTTGGATGCAACACCGGCCACCTAACCATGTACATCGCCAAGCAGTGTCTACCCAGCCGGATTGTAGGGCTGGACATTGATGGAGGGTTGATCCACGCGGCCAGGCAGAACATCCGATATTACCTCTCAGAGATCCAGGCCCGCGAGGCCAGCGAGGCCCGGCGGAACGGCACCGCGGACGAACCGCAGAGCCGCGGAACTGATGACCTGAAGGACGGAAAGCtcgaagagcagagagaggagcctaGCAAGGATGCCGTGGAGGAGGACCGTCGAGGGAGGCCAGTGGCGAATAAGGAGTCAAACCGAGAGAAGCAGGGAGGGAACTGTTTTGAACAGAGACAgacggagggggagaggagtaaCGAGCGAACGAGTGAGAAAAAggaggggggagatggaggaggaggaggaggaggaggaggaggaggaggaggaggatcccCAAAAGGGAGTCGCACCTTCCCTGTGTCTCTTCGCATCGCCCGAGGCCCCATTGCTGCTCCGCTTCTCCCAAAATCACCCAGCCAACAGCGAGGAAGCTTCCCTGCTAACGTCTCCTTTGTCACA gGCAACTATGTGGTCGAGAATGACCAGTTCCTGCTCACTCAGAAGGAGGAGTATGACGTGATTCTCTGCCTCAGTGTCACCAAGTGGGTTCACCTGAACTGGGGCGACGCAGGCCTGAAGAGGCTCTTTCACAGGGTCTACAGACACCTGCGGCCCGGGGGCATATTCATCATGGAGCCTCAGCCCTGGAGCTCCTACGGCAGGAGGAAGAGGCTAACG GACACCATCTATAAGAACTATGTAAACATACGCTTAAAGCCAGATGACTTCTCCACGTACTTGACCTCAGAGGTGGGCTTCAACAGCTATGAGCTCATCGGAATACCGATGAACTTGTCACGAG GTTTCCAGAGGCCGCTCTACCTATTTCACAAAGGACCGTCGAGGAAGTGA